The following proteins are co-located in the Massilia litorea genome:
- a CDS encoding CapA family protein produces MPTQARPGGITLFLCGDLMTGRGIDQVLPHPGKPRLFEPWMRSALGYVQLAEETNGPIGRPVDFAYIWGDALDALRRTGPDLRIVNLETAVTASKDAWPGKGIHYRMHPANLPCLAAAGIDCCVLANNHVLDWGTQGLKETLDSLRRAGIATAGAGLDEAGAAAPALLDVPGKGRVWVFAWAMEDSGVPADWRAGPSRPGVNLLPDLGARSLESIAQQTRAAKRAGDLVLASIHWGGNWDFGISPQQRDFAHGLIDVAAVDLVHGHSSHHVKGIEIYCDKPILYGCGDLLNDYEGIRGHEQFRGDLALMYFPTLDEGRLTRFAITPTQIRHFRVNAAPESGVRWLVETLNRECRQFGTRVDRLGGPDLLLVRDPARVRSCGSCQR; encoded by the coding sequence ATGCCGACGCAAGCACGCCCGGGCGGCATCACCCTGTTCTTGTGCGGCGACCTCATGACCGGGCGCGGCATCGACCAGGTCCTGCCGCACCCCGGAAAGCCGCGCCTGTTCGAACCCTGGATGCGCTCGGCACTCGGCTATGTGCAACTGGCCGAGGAGACCAACGGCCCGATCGGCCGGCCGGTCGACTTTGCCTACATCTGGGGCGACGCCCTCGATGCCTTGCGCCGTACCGGGCCGGACCTGCGCATCGTCAACCTGGAGACCGCCGTCACCGCCAGCAAGGATGCCTGGCCCGGCAAAGGCATCCATTACCGCATGCACCCCGCTAACCTGCCCTGCCTCGCCGCGGCCGGCATCGACTGCTGCGTACTGGCCAACAACCATGTGCTGGACTGGGGCACGCAAGGCCTGAAGGAAACGCTCGACAGCCTGCGCCGCGCCGGCATCGCGACGGCCGGCGCAGGGCTCGACGAGGCCGGCGCCGCGGCACCGGCCCTGCTCGACGTACCGGGCAAGGGCCGGGTATGGGTGTTCGCGTGGGCCATGGAAGACAGCGGCGTGCCCGCGGACTGGCGTGCGGGTCCGTCCCGCCCTGGCGTGAACCTCCTGCCCGACCTCGGTGCGCGCAGCCTCGAGTCCATTGCGCAACAGACGCGCGCCGCGAAGCGGGCCGGCGACCTGGTGCTGGCATCGATTCACTGGGGCGGGAACTGGGACTTCGGCATCTCGCCGCAGCAGCGGGACTTCGCCCACGGCCTGATCGACGTGGCCGCAGTGGACCTGGTCCATGGCCATTCGTCCCACCACGTGAAGGGGATCGAGATCTACTGCGACAAGCCCATCCTCTACGGCTGCGGCGACCTCCTGAATGACTACGAAGGCATCCGCGGTCACGAACAGTTCCGGGGCGACCTGGCGCTCATGTATTTCCCCACCCTGGACGAGGGCCGGCTGACGCGCTTTGCCATAACGCCCACCCAGATCCGCCACTTTCGGGTGAACGCGGCCCCGGAGTCCGGAGTACGCTGGCTGGTGGAGACGCTGAACCGGGAGTGCCGGCAGTTCGGCACGCGCGTGGACAGGCTGGGCGGGCCTGACCTGCTGCTGGTGCGTGATCC
- a CDS encoding peptidase U32 family protein yields the protein MSLLDHQLELLSPAKTAEIGREAILHGADAVYIGGPAFGARHNASNSLEEIASLVQFAHRYRARIFVTMNTIMHDAELDLAREQVWQLYEAGVDALIVQDMGLLELDLPPIQLHASTQCDIRSVEKAKFLGDVGFSQLVLARELTIEQIRTIRAQVDTPLEYFIHGALCVAFSGQCYISHADTGRSANRGDCSQACRLPYTLTDGKGGVVAYDKHLLSMKDNDQSRNLEALIDAGIRSFKIEGRYKDMGYVKNITAHYRLLLDEILERRAGFVRAASGHTQVFFTPDVDKNFNRGHTDYFAQGRQDDIGAFDSPKYLGVEVGTVTRVGIDEFEMMTDAPLANGDGLNYMNKRASVGIGVNTVQKLGESEEGQRWRVFPNEPVSSLPGLKPGTQVHRNRDHQWEAALSKRSADRKVALHLTLLELDDGLALTLRDEDGIQSITRAQLPLQPAHNAEQADAALRTSLTKLGNTMFEADGIALELSQPWFVPAAAINALRRDAVAAHEAARLAAWERPERKAPLEPPAVYPATQLSYLANVYNEKARAFYRKHGVGLIDAAYEAHEEAGEVSLMITKHCLRFSFNLCPKQAKGVQGVQGQVRAEPMTLSTGEDTYTLRFDCKPCEMHVVGAMKPGILRMPPPSAVPYGSVSPLTFHRRRPA from the coding sequence ATGTCTCTACTAGACCACCAGCTCGAATTGTTGTCCCCCGCCAAAACCGCCGAGATCGGCCGCGAGGCGATCCTGCACGGCGCCGACGCCGTCTACATCGGCGGCCCGGCCTTCGGCGCCCGCCACAATGCCAGCAATTCCCTGGAAGAGATCGCCAGCCTGGTGCAGTTCGCGCACCGCTACCGCGCCCGCATCTTCGTTACGATGAACACGATCATGCACGACGCCGAGCTCGATCTGGCGCGCGAGCAGGTCTGGCAGCTGTACGAAGCGGGCGTCGATGCGCTGATCGTCCAGGACATGGGACTGCTCGAACTCGACCTGCCGCCGATCCAGCTGCACGCCAGCACGCAGTGCGACATCCGCAGCGTGGAGAAAGCGAAGTTCCTCGGCGATGTCGGCTTCTCCCAGCTGGTGCTGGCGCGCGAGCTGACCATCGAACAGATCCGCACCATCCGCGCGCAGGTCGATACGCCGCTCGAATATTTTATTCATGGCGCCCTGTGTGTCGCGTTTTCCGGGCAGTGCTATATCTCGCATGCGGACACGGGACGCAGCGCCAACCGCGGCGACTGTTCCCAGGCCTGCCGGCTGCCGTACACGCTGACGGACGGGAAGGGCGGCGTGGTGGCCTACGACAAGCACCTGCTGTCGATGAAGGACAATGACCAGAGCCGCAACCTGGAAGCGCTGATCGACGCCGGCATCCGGTCGTTCAAGATCGAGGGCCGCTACAAGGACATGGGCTACGTGAAGAACATCACGGCCCACTACCGCCTGCTGCTGGACGAGATCCTGGAACGTCGCGCTGGTTTCGTGCGCGCCGCCAGCGGACACACGCAGGTCTTCTTCACGCCGGACGTCGACAAGAATTTCAATCGCGGCCACACCGACTATTTCGCCCAGGGCCGCCAGGACGACATCGGGGCCTTCGATTCTCCGAAATACCTGGGCGTGGAAGTAGGGACCGTTACCAGGGTGGGCATCGACGAGTTCGAGATGATGACGGACGCGCCGCTAGCCAACGGCGACGGCCTGAACTACATGAACAAGCGCGCCAGCGTCGGCATCGGGGTCAACACGGTCCAGAAGCTGGGCGAGAGCGAGGAGGGCCAGCGCTGGCGCGTGTTCCCGAACGAGCCCGTGAGCAGTTTGCCCGGCCTGAAGCCGGGTACGCAGGTGCACCGCAACCGCGATCACCAGTGGGAAGCGGCGCTCAGCAAACGCTCGGCCGACCGCAAGGTCGCACTGCACCTGACCCTGTTGGAGCTTGATGACGGCCTGGCGCTGACCCTGCGCGACGAGGATGGCATCCAATCAATCACGCGCGCGCAGCTGCCGCTGCAGCCGGCGCACAATGCCGAGCAGGCCGATGCGGCGCTGCGCACCAGCCTGACCAAGCTGGGCAACACGATGTTCGAAGCCGACGGCATCGCCCTGGAGCTGTCGCAGCCGTGGTTCGTGCCCGCCGCCGCCATCAATGCCTTGCGACGCGATGCCGTGGCGGCACATGAGGCGGCCCGGCTGGCCGCATGGGAGCGTCCGGAGCGCAAGGCGCCGCTTGAACCGCCCGCCGTGTATCCGGCGACCCAGCTGTCCTACCTGGCCAACGTCTACAACGAGAAGGCGCGCGCCTTCTACCGCAAGCATGGTGTGGGCCTGATCGACGCGGCCTACGAAGCGCATGAAGAGGCGGGCGAGGTGTCGCTGATGATCACCAAGCACTGCCTGCGCTTCTCGTTCAACCTGTGCCCGAAACAGGCCAAGGGCGTGCAGGGTGTGCAAGGCCAGGTGCGGGCCGAGCCGATGACCTTGAGCACGGGCGAGGACACCTACACGCTGCGCTTCGACTGCAAGCCTTGCGAGATGCACGTCGTCGGGGCGATGAAGCCCGGCATTTTGCGGATGCCGCCGCCGTCCGCCGTGCCATATGGTTCGGTGAGCCCGCTGACCTTCCATCGCCGCCGGCCGGCGTGA
- the pcaD gene encoding 3-oxoadipate enol-lactonase, translated as MRLLDPGARQLAYTLEGPEGAPVVMFSNSLGTTASSWQPQADLLSRHLRVLRYDTRGHGMSGLAGAQAHGPGRGYTLAQLGGDVLRLLDALDIETVDFCGISMGGLTGLWLGVHAGPRLRRLVVANSAARIGTAEGWTARADQVLAQGMDPIAAGAAERWFTPDFRARVPAAVDGLVGQLQACDPQGYAACCLALAEADLRAELAAISVPTLLVAGREDPVTTVDDARWMEARIAGAECVELPASHLSSVEAEPEFTRHLQRFLE; from the coding sequence TGTTCTCGAACTCCCTCGGCACTACCGCGTCGTCGTGGCAGCCGCAGGCCGACCTGCTGTCGCGGCACCTGCGGGTGCTGCGCTACGACACGCGCGGCCATGGGATGAGCGGCCTGGCCGGCGCGCAAGCGCACGGCCCTGGCCGAGGCTATACGCTCGCCCAACTCGGCGGCGACGTGCTGCGCCTGCTGGACGCGCTGGACATCGAGACCGTCGACTTCTGCGGCATCTCGATGGGCGGTCTCACCGGCTTGTGGCTGGGCGTCCATGCCGGTCCGAGGCTGCGACGGCTGGTCGTTGCCAATAGCGCGGCCCGGATCGGGACGGCAGAAGGCTGGACAGCGCGCGCGGATCAGGTGCTGGCGCAGGGCATGGATCCGATCGCGGCCGGCGCGGCCGAACGGTGGTTCACGCCCGACTTCCGCGCACGCGTCCCGGCGGCCGTGGACGGGCTGGTCGGCCAATTGCAGGCTTGCGATCCGCAGGGCTATGCGGCCTGCTGCCTGGCCCTGGCGGAGGCCGACCTGCGCGCGGAGCTCGCCGCGATCTCCGTGCCGACACTGCTGGTCGCCGGCCGCGAGGATCCGGTAACCACCGTGGACGACGCGCGCTGGATGGAGGCGCGGATCGCCGGCGCGGAATGCGTCGAGCTGCCGGCTTCGCACCTGTCCAGCGTCGAGGCGGAGCCGGAGTTCACCCGACACCTGCAACGGTTCCTGGAATGA